The sequence AAAAACTATTGTCTTTTCAAGCGGCGCGCACTCGGCAAGCTCTTTTTTCATTTTGCCCGGTTTTCTTTTTAAAAAACCGCAGAAAATAAATCCGTCGGTAGGAAGCCCGGAACCTACCAGCGCCGTTATAACGGCGCTTGCTCCGGGCAGCGGCTCTACTTTTATATTTTTTTCAAGCGCGGCTTTAACTAAAATATATCCCGGGTCGGAAATTGCCGGCGTTCCGCCGTCGGAAATTAAAGCTATTTTTTTGCCGTCCGTAAGTTTGTCTATAATTTGAGGCAATCTGTGCTGCTGGTTGTAAGAATAAAAACTTACAAGCGGCTTTGAAATTTCAAAATGCGTTAAAAGTTTTAAACTCTGGCGAGTGTCTTCGCAGGCTATTAAATCGCACTCTTTTAAAATTCTCAACGCTCTTAAAGTTATGTCTTCAAGATTTCCTATTGGCGTTGGAACAATATATAAAATGCCGCTCATATATTAGTTTACCGCACAGCCGGTTTCGCCGCTTAAAATTTGCGAGAAAGCGCTGACTACTTCCGGATCAAACTGTGAACCCGCCCCGTTTTGAAGCTGGGAAATTGCAAACTTTTTCGCAAGCGCTTTTCTGTAAGGTCTGTCGGAAGTCATAGCGTCGTAAGCGTCTATAACCGCAACTATTCTTGAACCAAGCGGAATTTCTTCGCCGGCAAGCCCTTGCGGATAACCCTGTCCGTTAAACCATTCCTGATGATAAAGCACCATCGGCGCCACAGGCGCTAAAAAAGCTACGGGAGAAATTATTCTGTTTCCTATTTCCGGATGTTTTCTGACAATATCCGTTTCTTCGGGCGTAAGCTTTCCGGGTTTTCTTAAAATATTTTCTTCAATTCCTATTTTGCCTATATCGTGCATTAAAGCCGCGTATTCCACATGGCGCACAATTACAGCAGGAAGATGCATTTTCTCAGCGATAAGTTTAGCGTAATGTCTGGCTCTGTCGGCGTGATCGTAAGTGTAAGAATCTTTTGCGTCTATTGCTCTTGCAAGCGTTTGTATCATTTCAAAATAAAAGTTTTGCAAATCGTTATAAAGCTCTATGTTTTCAAAAGTCATCGCCGCTTGATCGGCAAGAATAGTAAGAAGCCTGACGTCTTTATCTTCAAAATTTTTTATTTCGCGAGACGCATTTACGTTTAAAACGCCGACAACTCTGCTTTTAACTTTTAAAGGGACGCTTAAAAAAGATTTAGAACTGTATCTGTCGTAAGCGTTAGGTCTTAGAAACCTTATGTCGGATTCTATATCTTCCACAAAAACAGCTTTGCCGTCTTTTGCCACGCGACCGGCTACGCCTTCGCCTATTTTCATTGTTACCGATGAGATAACGTCCGCCGGCAAACCTTTTGCCGCAGCTATGTAAAGCTCGTTATTGTCCTGATTTATAAACATTAAAGAACCGGTGTTAGAGCCTATAAGCTCGCAGGCTATATTTACAACGGAATGCGCTAAATCTTCTTTGTTCTCCAAATCTTTCGCCGCTTCCTGGAATTCGTGAAGACCGGAAAGCATAGTCAAAAGACCGTCAAGCTCGGCGGAATTTTCCCGCAGTTTAACGGAAAGCTCCGCAATTTCGGACTCTGAATTTTCCTGCTGGCGGTTTTGTTTGCGGCGCAATCGTTCTACAACCACAAAAAGAGCGCCCAGCAAAACGCCGAAGAAAATTAAACTTATTTCGTTTATCATTGCGCGTACACCCTGTAATTTATATGGGCAAATATATTATTTCTGTCTTCAAGAGTTTTTAAATATTGCGCGTCTATGGAATTATTGTTTATCTGCTCGTATAAAGTTGTGAAGTTTGCTATATGTTCGCGCGTTCTTTTTTGCGCGTATTCCACCATTGTGCCGGTTGTCATTATAAACGCCCAGTCTGAAGACTGCGCCAAAAGAACTTCTCTTGCGCATTGGTTTAACGCCATTTCCAAAATGCCGTCCGCCGACGGGAAACGCTTCGCAAGTTCCGTCATTCTTTCGGCGGCTTTGTGAAGATGTCTATATATGTAATCGTTTGACGAGTTAAGCCAAACTTCGTAATATCCTTTGTCTCCCCAAGACGACGCCGCGGGAGAAACAACTTGGTTTAACGGAAATTTTTCAAGATATTCTATCGGCGTTATCGGTTTTACAATATCCTGATCGCAATGCATTTTTCTAAACAAAAAATTTAAAAATTGAGGACCTTCAAACCACCAGTGTCCGAAAAGTTCCGCGTCGTACATAGAAACTACCAGCGGCGTTCTGTCTAATATTTCAGACAAATATTCGGCTTGTTTTGTTCTGTTAAAAAGAAAATTTCCGGCGTGGGTATCAGCCTTATTTTTTGCATCTTGCGGAGAATACGGCTGCTTGTCCGAAAGAGAAACTTTGCCGGTTATTTTGTGATATTTTATGCCGATGTTTCGGCGAATGCCGTCCGAATGAAGATACGGTTTGACATAATCGTAATCTAAATCGTAACCTAAATCTCGGTAAAATTCTCTGTAATCAGAGTCTCCGGGATAGCCGGATTCGGCGCTCCAAACCTGCTGCGCGGTTTCCGTATCGCGGGCAAATGCCGCCACTCCCGACGGGGCGTAAACCGGCGCAAAAACTCCGTATTTGGGACGGGGCTCGGCGTATAAAATTCCGTGCGCTTCCAAAAAGAAAAAACGGATTCCCTCATCTTTTAAAATTTCGTCTATCCCCGGATAATACGCGCATTCGGCAAGCCATATTCCGCGCGGGCGTCTGCCGAAATGCCTTTGGTAATCGTCGCAGGCAACGCGTATTTGCGCTCTTTGCGCCGCAGGGTTATTCATAAGCGGAAGAAAACCGTGCGTTGCGCAGCATGTAATAATTTCAATTTTTCCGGCGTCCTGCAAATTTTTGAAACCCGTTAAAATGTTGCCGTTATATTTTTCCCAAACTTGTTTGCACTCTTGAAATTGTTTGGCGTACATTTGCGCCGCGGGACGAAACTGCAAAGCGTTTTCCGTGCGCGCAAGTTCTTTTTCAATAAGATCTATTTGCTTTTTTAATCTTTCATAATACCTTAACTGAAGCAGCGGGTCTGCAAGCATGTTTGCAAGAGTTGGAGTAATGGTCATGGTAAGTCTAAAATCTATATTGTCTTTAACGAGATTTTCAAAAACGTTAAGCAGCGGAAGATACGTTTCCGAGATAGCTTCGTAAAGCCAGTCTTCCTCAAGAAAATCGCTGTATTCGGGGTGACGCACAAAAGGCAGATGCGCGTGCAGCTGCAGACACCAGTATCCTTTAGGATTCATTTTTCTCCGGACAATCATGTAAGTTTTTATTTGCGGACTGCGCGTTTTTTGCTTTTGCCGCCGGACGACGAAATGCTTATAATTTCTTCTTTGCGTTTGCGCATAAGTTTTACAAGTCCGTAAGAACCTTCCTGCAAGCCGCTGGGAACAGTTAAAAGCTTTTCAAATTCAGATTGAACCAACGCCCACTTTTGATCGGTAATGTCGGATATTCCGTGGCGCGGCATTTCAACAATATTAGAACGGGTGATAAAAACAATCTCTCCGTTTTTTAAAACGTAGCACAAATCAACGCACCATACGCGGTTGAACTCGCCTAAGTTTATGTAACGGCTTTGGTCTTGAGCGCGGACTTTAACATCAAAATATTTGTTTGCGTTATTTCCGTTGAACCTAACGCCGGTAATATCGTAAATTCTAACGGCAAGAGAGTCGGCGTCAAAATTTGCTCCGTATTTTTCGGCAAATTTTAAACTTGTTTGGGAGGAAATTTCCCAATATACAAAAATGCATACCGGGTCTTTTGGCAAAACAACTATTTTTGTGTCGTTATATCCCGAAGGCAGGGCAAAATCACGGCGGGAAGGAGCGTCTTCTTGTTTGTTTTGAATTTTAGAACTCAAATTTTCGCCCATGACCTTTCCCCCTGTCTAAAATCATTCAATTTTCATATAAATTTTATATCATTATGCCGTTTTAGTCAATTCTTTTTTTGACATTATTTTAATAATTTGTTTATAATAGCGAACATTGCCGCACAATATAAAGGTAAAGTTTAAATGAACGAAGAAAAGTTAGCCGTTTTGGAATTATTTTTGGCGGCCGACATAGGCGCCGTGAGATTTTTTAAATTACTTGAGGTCTTTGGAAATGCAAAAAACACGGTAACGGCATCTGCGCAAGAGCTTATGTCGGTTTATGGAATAGGCGAAAAAACCGCTTTGGCGGTTTCATCGCGCAAATTTGCCGCTATGGCCGAAAATGAAATTAAAAACGCCGACAAAAACAACATAAAAATTGTTTTTTACGATGACGCGGACTATCCGGAAAATTTAAAAAATATACCGGACAAACCCGTTGTGTTATACATAAAAGGCGATTATATTCCGCAAGATTTTAACGCGGCTGCAATTGTGGGCTCGCGCAGAGCAAGCGCTTACGGCAAAAATGTTACCGAAGAATTTGCCGCGTGTTTTGCTCAAAATAATCTTACCGTTATTTCCGGGCTTGCCAGAGGCGTAGATTCTTACGCGCACAAAGCGGCTTTGGAAAATAACGGCAGAACAATAGCGGTTTTAGGAAACGGTCTGCTTGTAAATTATCCTCCTGAAAATAAAAAACTTCAGGACAAAATTCCGGAAAGCGGCGCGGTGATAAGCGAATTCGCTCTTAACGTGCAGCCAAATCCGGGAACTTTTCCCAGAAGAAACAGAATTGTAGCCGCGCTTTCAAAAGCCGTTCTTGTAACGGAAGCGGTTTTGGCAAGCGGAGCTCTTATAACGGCAAAACTTGCCGCGCAATACGGAAAAGACGTTTTTGCGGTTCCCGGAAGCATATATTCAAACTTGTCAAAAGGCACAAACATGCTTTTGGAAAACGGAGCCTTTATAGCTTTAAACCCTTGGCATGTAACATCGCAAATTACGGGTACACCTATATATAATAGCGTATCGCAAAAAGACGCGCCTAAGTTAACTTCCGGCGAACGCAAAGTTTTAGAGTTTCTTGAAAATATTCAGGAAGGCGCGCACACGGAAACGATAGCGCAAAAACTTAATATTACAATTGCCCAAACAGCAGCTATTCTTTTTCAGCTTGAAATGAAAGATTTGGTAAAAGCGGCTCCGGGTCAAATTTATATAAAAGTCAGGTAAAGGAATAAAAATGTCAAAATATCTTGTTATCGTAGAGTCGCCGGCAAAAGAAAAAACAATTTCCAAAATTTTGGGAAAAGATTACGCGGTTAAAAGTTCTTACGGGCACATTAGAGATTTGCCAAAAAATAAAATAGGCATAGACGTAGAAAATAATTTTGAACCCACATACGTAAATATTGCAAGAGCTAAAAAAGTTATATCGGACTTAAAAAATGCCTCCGAAAAATCCGACAGAATATATCTTGCCACCGACTTTGACCGCGAGGGCGAAGCTATTGCGTGGCATTTAAAAGAAGCGTTAAAACTTAGCGACAAAAAAATATCAAGAATAACTTTCCACGAAATTACGCCCGAAGCCATAAACTCCGCCGTAAAAAACCCAAGAGAGCTGGACATGCACCTTGTGGACAGCCAGCAGACAAGAAGAATTTTAGACAGGCTTGTAGGTTATAAACTTTCTCCGCTTTTGTGGAAAAAAGTAAAAATAGGACTTTCTGCGGGAAGAGTTCAGTCCGTTGCCGTAATGATTATCTGCGACAGAGAAGAAGAAATTAATAAATTTGTCCCCGTAGAATATTGGGGCATTGAAGCGGAGCTTTCAAAAACGGATAAAAAACAAAACCCGTTTAAAGCCGCGCTGCATTCAAAAGCGGGAGTCCGCTTTGATAAACTTGCCATAAAAACAAAAGCGGAAGCGGATAAAATTTTAGCGGAACTTTCCGGCGCAAAATATATAGTTAAAACCGTTGAACCCAAACAGCGCAAACGTTCGCCGTTTGGTCCTTATACAACTTCAACAATGCAGCAGGACGCTTCAAGACGTCTTGGTTTTTCCGCTTCCAAAACAATGATGATAGCGCAAAAACTTTACGAAGGAATAAACGTAGGCGGACAAAACTCCGAAGGTCTTATAACCTACATGAGAACGGATTCGTTAAATATTGCAAAAAGCGTTCAGAGCGACACTTTAAAATTTATAGGCGCAACTTACGGCGAAAAATTTCTTCCGCCGGCGCCGCGAATTTACAAAACAAAATCCAAGGGAGCCCAAGAAGCGCACGAAGCCATAAGACCTACGCTGCCTTCAAGAATTCCCGAAAACATTAAGCAATATTTATCTCCGGACGAATTTAAACTTTACAATTTAATTTGGAAAAGATTTTTAGCAAGCCAAATGTCGGACGCTTTATACAACACGGTAAGCGCTGAAATTTCCGCAAACGATTACGTATTTAAAGCCTCGGGAAGCGCGCTTGTTTTTGACGGTTTCTTAAAAGTTTATGAAATTGACGACGAAGACAAAGAATCTAAACTTCCAAACCTTACGGCAGGCGAAACGCTGAATTTGCTGCAGCTTATTAACGAGCAGCATTTTACCGAGCCGCCGGCACGCTACAACGAAGCAAGCCTTATTAAAGCGCTTGAAGAACACGGCATAGGCAGGCCTTCAACTTACGCGCCGACAATTAAAACTATTTTGGACAGATTATACGTTCGCCTTGAAGGCAAAAAATTTATTCCTACAAATTTGGGAATGGTTGTAACCGACGTTTTAAAAAAACATTTTGCAAACATTGTAAACGTAGAATTTACCGCCGGCGTTGAAGAAAAGCTTGACGATATAGCCGAAAACAAATTGGTTTGGCAAAGCGTCCTGAAAGATTTCTACGGACCTTTTGAACAAGATTTAACCGCCGCGGAAAAAAACTTGGAAAGACAAAAAGTAGAAGCTCCAAAAAGCGACGAAGTTTGTCCTAACTGCGGCAAGCCGATGGTTATAAGAGAATCCCGCAACGGACGTTTTTTGGGCTGCTCGGGATATCCCGAATGTAAAACAACAATGTCTATGGGAAAAGACGGAAAAGCCGCGCCTGCCGCCGAAGAGACCGACATGAAATGCGATAAATGCGGTTCGCCTCTTATAAAAAAACCGGGATTTAAAGGCAAAGTGTATTTGGCGTGCAAAAATTATCCCGAATGCAAAACAACTTACAATATAGACAAAGACGGAAACAAAGTCATAAAACCGGAACCGGAAAAAACAGATTTAAAATGCGAGAAGTGCGGTTCTATGATGCTTAAGAGAACGGGTAAAAGAGGACCGTTTCTTACGTGTTCCGCGTTTCCAAAATGCAGGAATTTACAATGGATAAAAACGGACAAACCTCCGAAAGAGCCCAAGACCAAGAAATCAAAGAAAGCGAAGTCTCCGGCGAAAACAAAGAAATAATAGAGTCGTTTCTAAAATACTTAAAAGCGGAAAAAAACTTTTCGGACTGCACCGTTACGGCTTATTTTGCAGACATTGCGCATTTTGCTATTTTTGCGCAAAATAAAAATATTTCATTTTCCGGCGCGGATAAACACGACTTGCGAAAATATTTTGAAATTTTAAACGAAAAACATTTAAGCAAAGCCACCCTCATACGAAAATTTGCCGCTTTAAGAACTTTTTATAAATTTTTAATAATTAATAAAAAAACCGAAACCAATCCGCTTGAAGTTATGAGCGCGCCGAAAAAAGAAAAAAAAGTTCCCGAATTTTTAACCGAAGAAGAGATGAGAAATTTATTTGACACGCCTGATATTTCTCTGCGCGACAGAGCTATGATTGAACTTTTATATTCATGCGGTCTGCGCATACAAGAGCTTATGGATTTAAATATTAACGATATTGATTTTCTGTCAAATGTTATAACCGTTACGGGAAAAGGCAATAAGCAAAGAGTAGTTCCCATTGGCAACCAGAGTCTTTCCGCTTTACGCGAATATATAAAAAACAGACGCGCGCTTGGACTTCCTTCGGATATTAATTCTCCCGCGTTTTTAAATAAACACGCCAAACGTCTTGATCAAAGAAGCGCGCGGCGCGTTCTGCACAACTGGTTTATCAAAGCGGGATTAAAGAAAAAAGTCAGTCCGCACACGCTGCGCCACACGTTTGCCACGCACATTTTAGACAGAGGCTGCGATTTAAGAAGCGTTCAGGAAATGCTGGGACATAAAAATCTTTCAACAACGCAAATCTACACGCACGTTACAATAGAAAGCCTTAAAAAAGTTTACAAAAAGGCGCACCCAAGACAATGAAAGAAAACGACGAGGCCGTCAAACTATTAATGGAAGAAACCGGCTGCGAACGCCGCGAGGCCGAGCTTGCCTTATCTCTTACCAACAACAACATTGAACAAGCTATAGCCACAATAGGCTTTCTTTTAAAATTTATTACGGTTTTTAAAATTAAGCTGATGATGCCTAAAGAAAATATTTACGCGCTTGCGCTGATAGCGTTAAATATGAAAACCGTTGAAACGCTCAGGTTTTGCGCGGTGTTTTCGCTTAATCCCGCGATATACGAAGTGTCAACTTCAAAAGACTGGTTTTCGTTTGAAAAAGCCGTTTTTTCCGCAAGGCTTTCCGACGGCGCAATGGAAAGTTACAC is a genomic window of Endomicrobium proavitum containing:
- the rsmI gene encoding 16S rRNA (cytidine(1402)-2'-O)-methyltransferase, coding for MSGILYIVPTPIGNLEDITLRALRILKECDLIACEDTRQSLKLLTHFEISKPLVSFYSYNQQHRLPQIIDKLTDGKKIALISDGGTPAISDPGYILVKAALEKNIKVEPLPGASAVITALVGSGLPTDGFIFCGFLKRKPGKMKKELAECAPLEKTIVFYESPHRIIKTVEICREVFGENAQICLARELTKKFEEFIRGSIKEAEANIKTRKEILGEFVVLVYPESKVKNSK
- a CDS encoding HD domain-containing phosphohydrolase; this translates as MINEISLIFFGVLLGALFVVVERLRRKQNRQQENSESEIAELSVKLRENSAELDGLLTMLSGLHEFQEAAKDLENKEDLAHSVVNIACELIGSNTGSLMFINQDNNELYIAAAKGLPADVISSVTMKIGEGVAGRVAKDGKAVFVEDIESDIRFLRPNAYDRYSSKSFLSVPLKVKSRVVGVLNVNASREIKNFEDKDVRLLTILADQAAMTFENIELYNDLQNFYFEMIQTLARAIDAKDSYTYDHADRARHYAKLIAEKMHLPAVIVRHVEYAALMHDIGKIGIEENILRKPGKLTPEETDIVRKHPEIGNRIISPVAFLAPVAPMVLYHQEWFNGQGYPQGLAGEEIPLGSRIVAVIDAYDAMTSDRPYRKALAKKFAISQLQNGAGSQFDPEVVSAFSQILSGETGCAVN
- a CDS encoding glycoside hydrolase family 57 protein, whose translation is MNPKGYWCLQLHAHLPFVRHPEYSDFLEEDWLYEAISETYLPLLNVFENLVKDNIDFRLTMTITPTLANMLADPLLQLRYYERLKKQIDLIEKELARTENALQFRPAAQMYAKQFQECKQVWEKYNGNILTGFKNLQDAGKIEIITCCATHGFLPLMNNPAAQRAQIRVACDDYQRHFGRRPRGIWLAECAYYPGIDEILKDEGIRFFFLEAHGILYAEPRPKYGVFAPVYAPSGVAAFARDTETAQQVWSAESGYPGDSDYREFYRDLGYDLDYDYVKPYLHSDGIRRNIGIKYHKITGKVSLSDKQPYSPQDAKNKADTHAGNFLFNRTKQAEYLSEILDRTPLVVSMYDAELFGHWWFEGPQFLNFLFRKMHCDQDIVKPITPIEYLEKFPLNQVVSPAASSWGDKGYYEVWLNSSNDYIYRHLHKAAERMTELAKRFPSADGILEMALNQCAREVLLAQSSDWAFIMTTGTMVEYAQKRTREHIANFTTLYEQINNNSIDAQYLKTLEDRNNIFAHINYRVYAQ
- a CDS encoding DUF4912 domain-containing protein → MGENLSSKIQNKQEDAPSRRDFALPSGYNDTKIVVLPKDPVCIFVYWEISSQTSLKFAEKYGANFDADSLAVRIYDITGVRFNGNNANKYFDVKVRAQDQSRYINLGEFNRVWCVDLCYVLKNGEIVFITRSNIVEMPRHGISDITDQKWALVQSEFEKLLTVPSGLQEGSYGLVKLMRKRKEEIISISSSGGKSKKRAVRK
- the dprA gene encoding DNA-processing protein DprA: MNEEKLAVLELFLAADIGAVRFFKLLEVFGNAKNTVTASAQELMSVYGIGEKTALAVSSRKFAAMAENEIKNADKNNIKIVFYDDADYPENLKNIPDKPVVLYIKGDYIPQDFNAAAIVGSRRASAYGKNVTEEFAACFAQNNLTVISGLARGVDSYAHKAALENNGRTIAVLGNGLLVNYPPENKKLQDKIPESGAVISEFALNVQPNPGTFPRRNRIVAALSKAVLVTEAVLASGALITAKLAAQYGKDVFAVPGSIYSNLSKGTNMLLENGAFIALNPWHVTSQITGTPIYNSVSQKDAPKLTSGERKVLEFLENIQEGAHTETIAQKLNITIAQTAAILFQLEMKDLVKAAPGQIYIKVR
- the topA gene encoding type I DNA topoisomerase; this translates as MSKYLVIVESPAKEKTISKILGKDYAVKSSYGHIRDLPKNKIGIDVENNFEPTYVNIARAKKVISDLKNASEKSDRIYLATDFDREGEAIAWHLKEALKLSDKKISRITFHEITPEAINSAVKNPRELDMHLVDSQQTRRILDRLVGYKLSPLLWKKVKIGLSAGRVQSVAVMIICDREEEINKFVPVEYWGIEAELSKTDKKQNPFKAALHSKAGVRFDKLAIKTKAEADKILAELSGAKYIVKTVEPKQRKRSPFGPYTTSTMQQDASRRLGFSASKTMMIAQKLYEGINVGGQNSEGLITYMRTDSLNIAKSVQSDTLKFIGATYGEKFLPPAPRIYKTKSKGAQEAHEAIRPTLPSRIPENIKQYLSPDEFKLYNLIWKRFLASQMSDALYNTVSAEISANDYVFKASGSALVFDGFLKVYEIDDEDKESKLPNLTAGETLNLLQLINEQHFTEPPARYNEASLIKALEEHGIGRPSTYAPTIKTILDRLYVRLEGKKFIPTNLGMVVTDVLKKHFANIVNVEFTAGVEEKLDDIAENKLVWQSVLKDFYGPFEQDLTAAEKNLERQKVEAPKSDEVCPNCGKPMVIRESRNGRFLGCSGYPECKTTMSMGKDGKAAPAAEETDMKCDKCGSPLIKKPGFKGKVYLACKNYPECKTTYNIDKDGNKVIKPEPEKTDLKCEKCGSMMLKRTGKRGPFLTCSAFPKCRNLQWIKTDKPPKEPKTKKSKKAKSPAKTKK
- the xerC gene encoding tyrosine recombinase XerC, whose protein sequence is MDKNGQTSERAQDQEIKESEVSGENKEIIESFLKYLKAEKNFSDCTVTAYFADIAHFAIFAQNKNISFSGADKHDLRKYFEILNEKHLSKATLIRKFAALRTFYKFLIINKKTETNPLEVMSAPKKEKKVPEFLTEEEMRNLFDTPDISLRDRAMIELLYSCGLRIQELMDLNINDIDFLSNVITVTGKGNKQRVVPIGNQSLSALREYIKNRRALGLPSDINSPAFLNKHAKRLDQRSARRVLHNWFIKAGLKKKVSPHTLRHTFATHILDRGCDLRSVQEMLGHKNLSTTQIYTHVTIESLKKVYKKAHPRQ